AGAGAAGAACAACCTGGCTGCAATTCTTGCTTTCCTCCTATCTCAGCAATCAGACAATCCGGAGGCTATGATAATGTCTCTTCTAGCAGATGTAGATCCCGCTTTTAAGGGTCGATCTTTGGCGGAATTGGTGAGGATTGAACCAATCCTCATTGCATGTGACTTGCTGAAGAGCCTGGGTGATGCGGGCGagcaaaagaaagagagggtATGTGCTTGTTTCTTTCCACCCCTTCTGCGCCGCTGATAAGAGTCCCTTCAGTTCAACCAAGCTCTCCATCGATTAGCCACGTTTGTTCCGCGAAAGATTCCACATGGAAGCTCGTCAAAGAAAGCGGATCTAAGTCACTTCATCGAGGAGCACGTTCTCGGTATTATCACACAATTCGCAAATGCCATTAACGACTTCCAAGTGAGACAAACGTTAgcagagaaaagaagaaacatCAAAGCCATCGAAGAAATGATAAAGATTGCCCAGGGTCATGTTAGCAGTGCATTGCCTCAGGTATGTATACAGCCTTTGGAATCGGACAATTCTAGTTACTAAACGTTGCAGGTTTGTGCATGTCTTCGATCCGCGCTTGAGATTGAAGAACTGTGTGATTATGCATTCTCCGCGTGGAAGACATTGATCAGTTCTCTTGGCGAAGAGGACCTTGAGCCAATAATTGATCAGACACTAGCGATTGTGATCAGATATTGGGATAACCTGACCGAAGAGAGCAGGAACAGCGCATGTAAACTCATCGATCATATCTTGACTAATCACTCGAGTCTTGTACGAGATACCTTCGACACGATGCCTTCTCTTGCATCCATTCCGGAGATGGCTGCCTTTGATGCCAAAATCAATGACATGAGAGCCCAAATGGATGTCCGAAGTCAGTTTCTGGCATTAATTAGACGCTGTCAGAGTGAAAATGCCACCGTTGTTGAACAAGCTCTAATGGAGTTGGCCCCTTTTCTGTCAGCAAATGAGGAGTTTCTTCATGACTCTGTTCTGAGTGAACAGCCAGACCCTGTGATTGCTCAGCTGACTAGGTCATTGTTGGACTGCTGTGTCAAGTTCAGTACCACCTCGGACAGCATTACTCTATTTTCGGCCCGATGTCTAGGGCTTGTCGGCTGCCTCGATCCAAACCGAGTTGAAAcaatcaaagagaagaaagatatACTTGTCTTGTCCAACTTTGACAGAATGGAAGAGACAGTCGCTTTCATTATTTTCTTCCTCCAGCATGTTTTGGTTGATGCATTCTTGTCTGCTTCCAACACTAGGGCTCAGGGTTTCCTAGCATGGGCCATGCAAGGCCTGCTCAAATTTTGTAAACTGAATGCGGTACTGACCCAGCGCTCTCGCGATTTGCAAGGCGATGAAAAGTATCAACGCTGGATGGAGCTTCCAGAAAGTGTTCGCAACACTCTTACGCCATTTCTTACATCTACCTATACGGTCACTGTTGTGACCAGTTATACTGAGGTCAACTATCCACTCTTTTCCCCTAAATTGACTCACAGTGAGTGGCTTCGAACACTGGTACAAGATCTTCTACAAACCGGGAATGGAGACAACGCAAAAATGGTATTCTCAATATCAAGTCGTGTTGTGAAGGGTCAAGACATTTCTATCTCTTCATTCCTTCTACCATTTGCAGTCCTGAACCGTATCGTTGGAGGGACTGTACAAGAACAGCATAATCTTCAATACGAACTGATGAGCGTTCTTTCACATCCTATTCCGGAGACAAACAACAATGCTCGCGAAACAATCATGAGCAGTAGTCAGGTAAGAATCTCCATGGAATTGAACTGGCTTTCATTATTGACGATGACCATTTCCTCGACGGCAGAGCGTTTTTGAAGTACTAGACTACCTGTCTAGATGGCTgcaaggaaagaaaaagcatCTCAATGGCCTCAATCACAATTTCAATCAAACGAGTCGTTCTCATAAAGATCAAAGCCGTGACGCGCTCATCGATAAATACTCATCACAGATCAAGTCGGTCGAAAATCTCGTATCCTCAATACCGCCCGAGATCATTTCTAAGCGAGCTGTTGAATGTAAATCATTTTCCAAAGCACTTTTCCACTGGGAACAATACATTCGGAAATCCAAGGTCCACCCAGAATCACAAGAGAGATTCGGCCTCGAGCCTCTATACCAAAGGTTACAAGACATCTATAGCCAGATTGACGAACCTGATGGGATCGAAGGCATTTCAAGCCACTTGTCTGCACTAGACATTGACCAGCAAATCCTTGAGCACCGGAAAGCTGGGAGATGGGCCACGGCGCAGAGTTGGTATGAGCTACAACTCGAGAAGGAACCTGACAATGTCGATGCGCAATGGAATCTTGTGACCTGCCTTAAAGAATCTGGCCAACAAGGTAAGATCAAACATGAGACAGTCTTTACATCCTCTATCTGCTTGCTCACCCTTATCTAGACGCCATTCTCACTCGCTTTGAGGTTCTCAAAGAAAATGAGTCAGCCGCTTCACGGTTCCTGCCCTTTGCGGTTGAAGCTTCCTGGATAATGAGCAGATGGGACAAGCTAGAGGGTTACCTTGACCTTTGTGCCAAACAAGGAACTGAGGAGTTCAACGTTGGGATAGGCTCGGCCCTTGACGCTCTTCGTAGAAAGCAAAACGAGGCATTTACTGATAAGATCAATGAACTCAGGCTCACTGTTGCCCGGTCACTTACCACAAATTCAGTGGCATCGCTACAAGCATGCCATGATGACATGCTCCGATTACATGCTTTGTCGGAGGTCGAATCCATTGCCAAAGCACAATCAGGTCAATCACGCCCGGGCTTGCTGGGTGCCCTAGACCGACGGTTGGATGTTCTGGGTGGCTACCTTTCCGATAAACAATACCTATTGGGATTAAGGCGAGCAACAATGGAGCTAGCGTGAGTCCATGGTCCACAATAAATGAAGCAGACAGCTAAAAAGTACGATACAGGGGCGAGTTTGCAGATTCTGATCTATCTGCTGCATGGCTCACCAGTGCTCGCCTTTCTAGGAAAGGCAATTTCAGCAGTCAAGCGTATCACTCTATGCTCAACGCAGCACGGTTGAAAGACAGATCTGCTTCCATAGAACACGCGCGGCTCCTTTGGAAAGATGGACACCATCGAAAAGCTATTCAGACCCTAGAGGGTGCGATTTCTGCTAATGAAGTTACCCCGAGTGCATCTTCTTCAGTCGAGATTGAAGCCATGTCGTTTCTCTCAGGTCATGGGCAGCACCAAAATGAGTCTACTGCTCTCGTAAGTTGCATAACACAGGTGACATGGACTAGGACACTAACCCGTCTAGGCTCATCTTATGCTAGCTAAATGGACGGACAGGGCTGGTCAGACCCACTCTCAGGCCATTGTCCAGAGATACCGAGAGGCCATCAAGTTGTATCCAAAGTAAGTTGGATTACCACGGCTTTGACACAGTCAGCTCTAATGGGCAGATAGGTGGGAAAGGGCACACTATTACCTGGGGAAGCATTACAACAAAATTCTGGAGTCTGAGAAGGCCAAGCCCATGGGAAAGGAAGCTCAGATATAGTCAGTTGATCAGACTTCCCATTCCCTTCCTTACACTGACCATAATCACACAGCTTGAGTGGAGAAGCCACAAAACTTGTCATTGACAATTATCTTCGCTCGTTGACATATGGGACCAAATATGTCTTCCAGACCTTGCCCAAGCTTCTGACCCTCTGGCTTGAACATGCTTCGATTATTGAACAGCCCATTGATCCGAAGAGAGGCGATAATGAGTAAGAACGAGTTTTACTAGTGTGGCCATTAGTAAACATCTTCTAATGATTGATTCATTACACACTAGAGAATTTCAAAAACATACGCAAGCGCAGCGGAAGAAGAGCCTCGATGAGATGCATGCACAACTGAAGAAATTCATTGACAAACGCTTGCAGGCGGCTCTGGTGGGTTTATGAGATGCGATTTTTCCGAATAGCTAGCTGACAGTTGTAGTTGTTTACAATCCTACCACAAGTGGTTGCCAGGATCTGTCACCCTAACATCACAGTCTATGATCTGTTGACACGGATTGTAGCGAAGGCAGTTCGCAATTTCCCACAGCAAGGCCTGTGGACAGTCCTCGCCGTTGTCAAGTCGTCCAATAAGGAGCGAGCCAAGAGGGGTTATAATTGCCTACAGAAGATCATAGCAAGTATCGAATGTCTGAAACAGAGTACGCGAGACTAACTATTTCAGGACTACGGTAACAAGTCAAAGGGTGAATCCTCGGCAGCATCCGAAATCCGTCGCATGATAACCCAAGGTACAAAGTTCTCAGAGGAACTACTCCAACTCTGCCTTGCTCCAGTAGAGGAAAAGTCATCTCGAGTTCAACTCGGCCGCAATCTAGGGTTTAATCATAAAGTTGCGCCATGCCGATTAGTGGTGCCTTTCCAGGCAATGTTGATTCCAAGCCTCCCTGCTAGTCAGAATATTGAGTACATCAAAGGCTTCAGGGCCTTCCCTCGGGATCCAACAACGATTGAGGGTACAGTCATCAAATCCCTACTCCCGCAAAGACATGCTAATCATAATTAGCTGTTTTGGATGAAGCACAGGTTCTGAATTCGCTTCAAAAGCCACGCAAGATCAGCCTGCGAGGATCTGATGGGAAAATCTATAATGCACTTTGCAAGCCCAAAGATGATTTACGCAAGGATCAACGTCTCATGGAATTTAACAACATGATCAACCGGTTTCTTAAGAGAGACGTCGAATCCAGCAAGCGGCGCATGTGTAAGTGATTCGATGAAATTTGAGACACTCCAAAGGCTGACCCGGAACAGACATCAAAACATACGCTGTGACGCCTCTCAACGAGGAATGTGGTCTTATTGAATGGGTTGATAACCTCCGCACACTGAGAGAGATCGTCATCAAGTTGCTGCGCGAAAGAGGCATTTCACCAAACGTAGGTGCAGAACATCTAACAAAATACCAAGGCCGTTCTATTAACGCGTGCAATAGTACAACGAGATCAGGCATAATTTGAACGAAATCTGTGCTGATCGATCATTTGCCAAGTTACCCTTGTTCACCACTAAAATCCTAGCGAAGTAAATCTTCTGTGCTAAGATCAACTGTGAGTCCACTATGCTAACAGTTGCAGGCTCCCGCCGGTTCTTCATGAATGGTTCATCGAGATGTTTCCTGAAACAGAGGCGTGGTTTACAGCGAGACTGAGGTATACACGGTCTTCTGCTGTGATGTCAATGGTGGGATATGTTCTTGGGTATGCGCTCTCGCCGTTCAACGTTTTGAGGGCTCTCTATCTGCCTTTGCCTGATGTCTCAAGTTCCATAATGCTAActaagtttttttttctacacAAAGTCTGGGCGATCGACATGGCGAAAACCTTTCATTCGAAGAAGGAACAGGCGGTCTCCTACATGTTGATTTCAACTGTCTCTTTGACAAGGGTCAAACATTTGAGAAACCCGAGGTAGTACCATTCCGATTAACCCATAACATGGTCGATGCCTTTGGCGCCTACGGGTACAATGGTTCGTTTGAAGATATCCTCAATTTTAACTCATACGCTAATTTTCAAGCGTATAGGTCCCTTTAGAAGGACTTGTGAGATTACGCTCAGCTTACTACGACAAAACGAGGATGCTTTGATGACTGTCCTCGAGACATTTCTGCATGATCCAACAACCGATTTCATTGGGAAGAGAGTGAGTAAATTTCACCTCCGGTGCCCAACAAGTCCTTCCCTAACGAGCTTTTTATCCCAGCGTCGCACCCATGTGAATGTCCCGGACACACCAGCTGGCGTCTTGGAAGATGTTCGAAATAAACTTCGTGGCTTCATGTCTAAGCAGCCCATTGCACTTTCGGTGGATGGCCAGGTGGATGAATTGATCATACAAGCAACGGATAAGAAGAAACTGGCGTCTATGTACATCGGGTGGTGTTCGTTCTTCTGATGATACATTCTAGTCAAATTATGCACACAAAAGTTTAGTTCTTCTGTACTTGTTATCCTTGTTCCTACTGCTATTCCAAATTACTTACTAAGAACTGAGTATGTATGATAACTACCTTGAGGGTTGCAAGGTCTTGTGATCCTTATGCTGAAAGTGGTAGTAGAATTTATTGGCGGTTGCGTAGAACTAGTTGTTTTGGATAACTTGAGAAAGAAATTCATTGCCTGTAGCGAACACCACGTTTAACAAGACCCGAGAATGCAAAACTCTGGGTGTTTAATTTCGATTATGGCCGCGGTTCCGGTTTGGACTGCGACTTCGACTGCTGTAGCCATAGCTGCTATAGCTTGGGCTCCGGCGTCGGCGATGCCGCGAGTCTGTGCGAGGACTACCTCTGTGCGGCGGTGGTGAGCGAGATCGAGAGGAGTATGACCGAGAACGAACAGGTGATCGCGATCTTGATGCAGTCTGGGGTCTATAGATGTCATGGCGTTCTGCAGGTCGACCGCCTCCGTGCCGTCTGGGCGGAGATGACTGGCCTGCAAATGACCCTCGGCCATATCTAGAGCGACCGCCATTGCCTCGAATTGACGCAGGGGGTGGTGAGCGCGAGAATTTGCGGCGAGGGAGGACAATTGAGACATTTAGGATAGCACCGTCAAGCTGGGCCTCATGCATGTGGGCAATAGCTGCCTCCGCGTCAGCGGGGTCGTAGTAAAGAATGTACGCAGTCCCCCTATTTGTCATGACTGTAAGAATGTTAGAAGACAGAAAAGTCTCGAAGGGCGAGTCAAAAACAATTCTTACACGCTTTGTTGATTGGAAGATCGAGGTACTCTATTTCTCCAAAGCCCCCGAAGATCTCTCGGATGTGATTTTCTGTGACGTTTTTTGTCAATTTTTCTACCACGATCTGTTGAGAAGAAGGGAAATTCAGCTTTCCAAGTTCGTAGATGTAGTGGCTGCCACTGTGTGGACAGCAACATCACAGCAGGAATAGTTAGATCAGCACTTACCTTGGAGCTTCTCAGAGGGCTAGGGTTAGGAGAAAGTGAGCGGCTTTCGCTCCGGCTGTTGTAACGGCGACCACCTCGACTGCGACTGCGAGATCGGGTTCTACCACGAGATGGGGATCGAGATCGGGGTTTTGAATGATAGCGATCGCGTCGTCCTTGTGATGGGCTCCGGGTGAGGCTTCTGGATGGGCTTTCACTTCGAGGCTTTGAACGACGGAAAGAACGCGACCGCGATCGTACTCGGTCCTGCTCCAGTGAAGGTAGAGGTGATTGGCCACGAGGTGATCTCAAGGACATGTTGAAGATTCAACGCACGGCGGGCCAAATCTATGACAAGGCGTCAAGTGGTCCAATTTGGAAATGTAGGATAAGCAGCTCTAGATAAACAAGAATTGAAGTGGGAATGTCAAAAAGAGATAGAAGTGGTGAATTTAAAATACAATGaaaagagagggagagacAGAGAAGAGAGGTCAAGGGAAGGAATGTTATGCATTTTGGCACTAACCTAATTCAGTAATTACCTAGGGACACTTTATACGCACTTCAACTCACTTCAAGGACGTACAACTTTCATCACACAAGCAAAGACTACATATGTACGTATTTGATTCTAGCCCTCTCTCCATCTCTCATACTCTTGGATGACAGTTTCCGTGATTTGACGCCGCACCTGTCCCAGTGCATATTCAAAGTGTTTCCACTGCACATCCTGCTCCTGCTGTgtttcctcctcctcatcaagTGCTGCATCTCCAGCGGTTTCACAAATGCTCACAATCTCAGCACCAGAATAGCCTTCAGTCAGAGATGCCAGATTATCCAAGTCGACTTCTGGGTTCACCACAGACTTATCGGCCCAGATGCGTAGGATTTCCCTGCGTGCCTCAAAGTCTGGAGGGCCAATATAAAGAATATTGTCCAACCGCCCGGGTCGCATCAATGCGGGGTCTAAGACATCAGGCTTGTTCGTGGCAGCAATGACCAGGACATTTCGGAGCTCCTCAATGCCGTCCATTTCATTTAGCAGAGTCGTCAGAACATTGACTCCTCCCGAACTACTGCTGCGTCGAGCAGCAATGGCGTCAATCTCGTCAAAGAATATGATACTTGGTCGTGCTGCTCGGGCCTTTCTGAAGATCTCTCTCAATGATCGTTCAGATTCTCCAACGTACATGCTGAGAATCTCTGCACCCTTGACTGCCAGGAAGTTAAGCCCCGCCTCTGTAGCTAGGGCTTTGACCGTCAGTGTCTTGGAACAACCGGGTGGTCCATAAAGTAAAACACCCTTTTTACTATTCACATTAAGCCTGCGCATCCGTTGAGGATACTAGGGGGGTTAAAAGAAAATTAGTCTTCAAATCAAAGGGTTTCTGGGATTCGAATGCAGATTTTACCTTCAAGGGTCGCTCAACGGCTTGTTGGAGACGTTTTTTGATATCATGCTGTCCACCGATGTCTGACCATCTCACCTTTGGGGTTTCCAAGAATACTTCCCGCATGGCCGTGGGACGAATCTCCTGCAGGGAAAGCAGAATATCTGCTTCTTGTATCTCCAATGAAATGGCCGATTCATCATCGCTAGAACCTCCCTGGTGCCAGCTATATGGGTCGATCGGAGTGGCCGATTTGGCTATGGAATTTTGTTCCAACAGTTGTCGTTGTCGGGCTTTGCGACAGACCAATTGTAGAAGAGCGAAAAGGTCAGCTCCAACGTATCCGTGGGTCTTTTCTGCTAGTAGCTCTACCAGCTCGTCGGTTAAACCGGCAGCGGCAGATACTGGCCCACGAATGGCATGTAGTATTTCAGCCCGATCCTGAGCGGTAGGGACATGTATCTCAATTTCTGTGCCAAGTCGATGGGGAGTTCTGAGGGCGTCATCGACTTGATTGGGGTGTCTTGTTGCGGCCACCACAATAATCGAAGTATTTCGGATAGCATCTAAGTTCTCGCAGAGAACAGATGCAAGGGACTGGGATTCAATTGAGGTTCGCTTGGGGGCAATGAATTCCAACTGGTCGATGATGATCACACTGGGCTTAGAGCGAGCCGCCTCCTGGAAGATATTGCGCAGCTTAACCTCGCCCTCGTTGATATTTCTCCCCAAAATTGACATGCCGACTCTGAATGTTTGCTTCCAGCCAGCCTTCTCGATCTGTTCTAGAAGACTTGTTTTACCAGTCCCCTTTGGACCATAGAGTAAAATTCCTCGGCTGTTCTCATAGAATGATGGCATCATGGGCTTCCGCAGGTCAATGTTAAAATCGGACAAGCTTTCATTGATATCTTCAATCTGGCGGGAGAGGCCTCCAAGGCCAGTGGATTGCACCGCTATGCCTGAAgacttttcttcttttctttctgtgACTGGGCCAAGGGAAATCTTCGAGACCTCTGTGAATTGAAAAAGAGTATGACTAGAGCGAGGGTTCTGTGAATGAATGTTAACCACCCGAAAACTTCTGGCTTGGCCCTTAAGCTCCAGCTCAAAAGTCAAGCCCGTTGTCAAACATCCGCATCGGAGAAGCTTTTCATCCAGGGCCCATTCCCAGTGGGATCTGTCGCTTTCTGAAATTGAGCCATGTTTGGCAATTTTCTCAAGATCTGAACAGTCCTCCAATGTCACTAGGTCGATGTCTTCTAGGGGGCCTTCAGCCCTGGTGATAGAAACTTTCTCTCCGATCTTAATGTCATAGCATTCCTGGAGTGTCCTTGATATTTGCATGACTGTGCTCTGGATATTCTCTGAGGCGTACCATGCTATTGCAGTCTGCGGCGGCCCATCGCCTTGCCTCAGCGTGCAGATGCCCTCTGTTTGAAGCCTTAGAGCAGCTAGCGAAGATGAAGATAGATAGACACGAAATGCATCTTTGAAGTCCTTCCGTGCCTGCTGTTTTGACAATGGACGAGCAGTAAAACTGCGGGCGTCGGACATGATATGAAAAAGGACCTTGGCGTGATATTCTCGGAAGTCctgtctttttctctttctttcttatCTGCGTTGGATATTTTAGAAATTTGAGATCATGAACGAAGATTTTACTGCATGAGACCTCTCAACACTGAAAGTCGTAAAGAATATCCGAATATTCCAGAATTTTTGGTGGGGGAGGGGCAAATTCGCGAGTGAATTTGAATAGGGCTATCCTGTGTTAAATCAAGACTTCAATCCTGGTCTATTGAcaaagaaagggaaaggaaGCTATTTGAAGGATCCAGAGGATTCTGAAGATTCTTCAAAGAAAAAATAGAAAAGAGACAGGAAAgattcaaaagaaaaagtggGTCACCCGTTTGAACAAGCTACCTACAGGGACGGATCACATTGTAACCTACATATATCTATCTACATCATAAGAGTTTAGGATGGTaaaggaaaaaaacaacacaaGTGTAGGCAAACTACGTCAAGGCATCACAGGATATGGACAAATTTGTATGATACTCGGATGTCCATAGGCGCCAACTCTTCAGGCATAAAACTTGGACATTCAGATCTTGGCACATGATAATGTAGCGAGCAAAACAAAAACGAGATATCAACGGGAAAGAA
The nucleotide sequence above comes from Penicillium digitatum chromosome 1, complete sequence. Encoded proteins:
- a CDS encoding Protein kinase-like domain — translated: MATDGDNERVTAPGNAWRAEPTSSILASRFVPHLATQGNESHLTRETFAQLRQELLSEIQSQLRVDEDVTDVNKLICIVLKAGLEISPHGSTSEQDREGQVLDCLDIIQASIEKAPQALWGSSDPLILGEDRHAPLFAWLILRLIRLATTWKSETVREKIHLLCASLACSQFKQVRSLPASYAVAAFLRACTSDILCSLETSQRSNSWDTRIKGLSIPTANGTLIEDTQNLGLSPGLFKSNVELGGFAQTVSLACRLLDSFNPKGEMQPRAKRDDFILRQNFSWVLNSLHRLRQVIIEWLQMKGAQLTSEDAVVSSQYLTCLHRCCVPGSTLAGLLSTNIISTWSQCLCGFLSLENIGKLPSVQVILSRFLCDLTETAKSSQSLVQQLRENLLPVLTEVNDRNSSFQSLESCLWSPLQTLYAQLLDTAPPLTVHTHKGSPGDIDEESDTAFQRFGILHQTEPNEYARASKRLCLPGLPTGSTNNGLFHLLVGNVSAILQSDCGKTMADLRTSIQTSYDELSENKKSELLDILGKICCATAGKLMRKPSGVIKRDTLFCQTCDTDQYQIDRAGNEEHSGFEEIWSLFNFILPRLTRPPGPRISAMVTLRRILMHAPNSNQMHISNSASGEFCLHSLRSSIRELRIATGHSVVAFVRSNLTTDIRRANFVVVLEWLKNLSGKADMPLQEACIITLCKLATVSEDEEKNIILLRLLEYLGHPNPYVCAVAYNELSKLSQQFSLTPAGLFRPYWRTLSVTVVKNLQSRPYMAEQLCDLLGMKVDGFLRLTEVHVLPYLVLTRKRDIICRIGASRNEGESAFDVCSEKNNLAAILAFLLSQQSDNPEAMIMSLLADVDPAFKGRSLAELVRIEPILIACDLLKSLGDAGEQKKERFNQALHRLATFVPRKIPHGSSSKKADLSHFIEEHVLGIITQFANAINDFQVRQTLAEKRRNIKAIEEMIKIAQGHVSSALPQVCACLRSALEIEELCDYAFSAWKTLISSLGEEDLEPIIDQTLAIVIRYWDNLTEESRNSACKLIDHILTNHSSLVRDTFDTMPSLASIPEMAAFDAKINDMRAQMDVRSQFLALIRRCQSENATVVEQALMELAPFLSANEEFLHDSVLSEQPDPVIAQLTRSLLDCCVKFSTTSDSITLFSARCLGLVGCLDPNRVETIKEKKDILVLSNFDRMEETVAFIIFFLQHVLVDAFLSASNTRAQGFLAWAMQGLLKFCKLNAVLTQRSRDLQGDEKYQRWMELPESVRNTLTPFLTSTYTVTVVTSYTEVNYPLFSPKLTHSEWLRTLVQDLLQTGNGDNAKMVFSISSRVVKGQDISISSFLLPFAVLNRIVGGTVQEQHNLQYELMSVLSHPIPETNNNARETIMSSSQSVFEVLDYLSRWLQGKKKHLNGLNHNFNQTSRSHKDQSRDALIDKYSSQIKSVENLVSSIPPEIISKRAVECKSFSKALFHWEQYIRKSKVHPESQERFGLEPLYQRLQDIYSQIDEPDGIEGISSHLSALDIDQQILEHRKAGRWATAQSWYELQLEKEPDNVDAQWNLVTCLKESGQQDAILTRFEVLKENESAASRFLPFAVEASWIMSRWDKLEGYLDLCAKQGTEEFNVGIGSALDALRRKQNEAFTDKINELRLTVARSLTTNSVASLQACHDDMLRLHALSEVESIAKAQSGQSRPGLLGALDRRLDVLGGYLSDKQYLLGLRRATMELAGEFADSDLSAAWLTSARLSRKGNFSSQAYHSMLNAARLKDRSASIEHARLLWKDGHHRKAIQTLEGAISANEVTPSASSSVEIEAMSFLSGHGQHQNESTALAHLMLAKWTDRAGQTHSQAIVQRYREAIKLYPKWERAHYYLGKHYNKILESEKAKPMGKEAQIYLSGEATKLVIDNYLRSLTYGTKYVFQTLPKLLTLWLEHASIIEQPIDPKRGDNEEFQKHTQAQRKKSLDEMHAQLKKFIDKRLQAALLFTILPQVVARICHPNITVYDLLTRIVAKAVRNFPQQGLWTVLAVVKSSNKERAKRGYNCLQKIIDYGNKSKGESSAASEIRRMITQGTKFSEELLQLCLAPVEEKSSRVQLGRNLGFNHKVAPCRLVVPFQAMLIPSLPASQNIEYIKGFRAFPRDPTTIEAVLDEAQVLNSLQKPRKISLRGSDGKIYNALCKPKDDLRKDQRLMEFNNMINRFLKRDVESSKRRMYIKTYAVTPLNEECGLIEWVDNLRTLREIVIKLLRERGISPNYNEIRHNLNEICADRSFAKLPLFTTKILAKLPPVLHEWFIEMFPETEAWFTARLRYTRSSAVMSMVGYVLGLGDRHGENLSFEEGTGGLLHVDFNCLFDKGQTFEKPEVVPFRLTHNMVDAFGAYGYNGPFRRTCEITLSLLRQNEDALMTVLETFLHDPTTDFIGKRRRTHVNVPDTPAGVLEDVRNKLRGFMSKQPIALSVDGQVDELIIQATDKKKLASMYIGWCSFF
- a CDS encoding AAA family ATPase, putative — protein: MECYDIKIGEKVSITRAEGPLEDIDLVTLEDCSDLEKIAKHGSISESDRSHWEWALDEKLLRCGCLTTGLTFELELKGQARSFRVVNIHSQNPRSSHTLFQFTEVSKISLGPVTERKEEKSSGIAVQSTGLGGLSRQIEDINESLSDFNIDLRKPMMPSFYENSRGILLYGPKGTGKTSLLEQIEKAGWKQTFRVGMSILGRNINEGEVKLRNIFQEAARSKPSVIIIDQLEFIAPKRTSIESQSLASVLCENLDAIRNTSIIVVAATRHPNQVDDALRTPHRLGTEIEIHVPTAQDRAEILHAIRGPVSAAAGLTDELVELLAEKTHGYVGADLFALLQLVCRKARQRQLLEQNSIAKSATPIDPYSWHQGGSSDDESAISLEIQEADILLSLQEIRPTAMREVFLETPKVRWSDIGGQHDIKKRLQQAVERPLKYPQRMRRLNVNSKKGVLLYGPPGCSKTLTVKALATEAGLNFLAVKGAEILSMYVGESERSLREIFRKARAARPSIIFFDEIDAIAARRSSSSGGVNVLTTLLNEMDGIEELRNVLVIAATNKPDVLDPALMRPGRLDNILYIGPPDFEARREILRIWADKSVVNPEVDLDNLASLTEGYSGAEIVSICETAGDAALDEEEETQQEQDVQWKHFEYALGQVRRQITETVIQDGSHYIYELGKLNFPSSQQIVVEKLTKNVTENHIREIFGGFGEIEYLDLPINKAFMTNRGTAYILYYDPADAEAAIAHMHEAQLDGAILNVSIVLPRRKFSRSPPPASIRGNGGRSRYGRGSFAGQSSPPRRHGGGRPAERHDIYRPQTASRSRSPVRSRSYSSRSRSPPPHRGSPRTDSRHRRRRSPSYSSYGYSSRSRSPNRNRGHNRN